A window from Neobacillus sp. PS3-40 encodes these proteins:
- a CDS encoding GNAT family N-acetyltransferase, with protein sequence MKPILLDFPAEFYTDRLVIRMPRPGDGKAVFNAIQVSINELKPWMSWAHKEQTEQDVEKNIREAYVKFLAREDLRHHIFLKESGEFIAASGLHRINWDVPKFEIGYWIDTRFCGNGYITEAVAGITHFAFHELKGKRVEIRCDSKNVKSRAIPEKLGFSLEGIFKNDGMSADGKEVRDTRIYARTNS encoded by the coding sequence ATGAAGCCAATTTTGCTCGATTTTCCAGCAGAATTTTATACAGATAGATTGGTCATTCGAATGCCCAGACCTGGAGACGGAAAAGCTGTGTTTAATGCGATTCAAGTATCGATTAATGAATTGAAGCCTTGGATGTCTTGGGCACATAAAGAACAAACTGAACAGGATGTAGAAAAGAATATCCGTGAGGCATATGTGAAATTTTTAGCTAGAGAAGATTTGCGTCATCATATTTTCCTTAAAGAATCAGGTGAATTTATTGCTGCCTCCGGTTTGCATCGGATCAATTGGGATGTTCCAAAGTTTGAAATCGGTTATTGGATTGATACACGTTTCTGTGGAAATGGCTACATAACGGAGGCTGTTGCGGGTATTACCCATTTTGCATTTCATGAGCTAAAGGGCAAGAGGGTGGAGATCCGCTGCGATTCTAAAAATGTAAAAAGTAGGGCCATACCAGAAAAACTTGGTTTTTCATTAGAAGGAATTTTTAAAAATGATGGAATGTCAGCGGATGGAAAAGAAGTAAGGGATACACGCATTTACGCAAGAACAAATTCGTGA